The sequence CCGCCGCAAGCGAGCGCGGAGCAACCGACGCCAGCGACCCGCGATGACATCCTCGCCCGCGTCAGCCTGTACAAGGTCGGCCACCACGGCAGCCACAACGCCACCCTGCGCGAATTCGGCCTGGAGAAAATGACCTCGCCGCGCCTGGTGGCGATGCTCCCGCTGGTGGAAGCGGTGGCGCAGCAGAACGAATGGCAGATGCCCTACCCCGACCTGTTCCAGGCCCTGCAGCAGCGCACCGAGGGGCGCATCGTCAGCGGCGACGGCGACCCGGCGAAGGAAAAGGCCGCTTTCACGGCACAGCCCAGCGATGAACGCTATCCGGCGCAGGTCGAGCATGACCCGGGCGGGCTCTGGGTCGAATTGAGCATTCCCTACGAGAAGTGCCGGCACTAGAGGATCGTGCGCAGACGCACGCGAGGAGACGAGCAAATGGAAATCGAGGCAATGATTTCGGCGGTACAGACGGCCCTGGGCATCGACGTGGACGGGCGTGCGGGTCCGCAGACCTGGGGCGCGATCTACACCAAGATCGTCGGCCCGCTGCCGGCCGAGGCCGAGGAAGCCAACATCTCGGCGGTGGACCCGCGCAGCGAAACGCTGATCGCCACCCTGCTGCCGGAGGTGCGCCCCTACGCCCGCGCGCTGGTGCAGAAGGCCACGGCCGCCGGCATTCGCATCAAGGTCATCAGCGCCCTGCGCACCTACGCCGAACAGGACCAGCTCTACGCCCAGGGGCGCACCGCGCCCGGCACGGTCGTCACCAACGCCAAGGCCGGCCAGTCCAACCACAACTTCGGCATCGCCTTCGACGTCGGCGTGTTCGAGGGCAACAAGTACCTGGGCGACTCGCCCAAGTACAAGGCGGTGGGCGCGCTCGGCATCGAACTCGGCCTGGAATGGGGCGGCAACTGGAAGAGCATCGTCGACCAGCCCCACTTCCAGCTGCGCCCGACCTGGGCGGCGGAGATAAGCGAAAGGGACATGCTGGCCGAACTGCGTAAGCGCAAGGCCGATGGGCGCGCGGTGTACGCCTGAGCGAAGGCCGGCAACCCGGACAGGGATGTCGCCAAGCAGGCCCGCCAGCGACTGGCGGGCAGGAGGCGAACATGGACTACCAAGGCAAGGGTGTTCCGCTGGACGACAGCGGCATGGATCAGGTGTGCGCGGCCCTGGGCGTGGCCGACGCGGAGGTCTGGGCGGTGCTGACGGTGGAGACGCGCGGCTTCGGCTTCCTCACCGACCGGCGACCGCAGATCCTCTTCGAGCGGCACGTCTTCCACCGCCTGACCAAGGGCAAGTTCGACGCGGGCAACGCGGACATCAGCAACGTCACTCCCGGCGGCTACATCGGCGGCGCCGGCGAGTACGACCGGCTAGCCAAGGCAATTGCGCTGGACAAGGCGAACGCGCTGCAGAGCGCTTCATGGGGCATCGGCCAGGTGATGGGCTTCAACTTCAAGACCGCCGGCTACGCCTCCACCGACAAGTTCGTCGCCGGCATGGTCAAGGACGAGAACAGCCAGCTGCTGGCCATGGCCAATTTCATCAAGGAAAACGGCCTGGCCGCCGCCCACGCCAAGTACCAGGTGCTGCTGCCTGACCTGCAACTGCGCACCGCCCAGGCGGCGCTGAAGTACCTCGGCTTCAACCCCGGGCCGATCGATGGGATTCGCGGCCGCCAGACCACTTCCGCGCTGATCGGTTTCCAGCACGGCGAGGGGCTGCCGGAGAGCGGGCTGCTCGACCAGGACACCTTCGCCCGCTTGCAGGCGAAGGCGTTTCCCTAGCGGACTGGCCCGGGCGCTTGCGCCTCAGAAGTTGTACGACATGCCGACGCTGACGCTGCCCAGGCGGGTGTCATAGAAGTTGATGTTGCTGTTCTCTTCGCCGTAGTTGACTGCCGCGCGGGTGCTCCAGTCCTTCAGGCCGAAGGGTTCCAGGTAGGTCGCCGAGAGCGACACGCCGTAGCGGTCGACGTTCTGCTTCTGGTCGTAGATCGGGTTGGTGTGATCGCTCTTCAGGTGCCCGCCGAAGGCGTCGGCGCCGAACTGCCAGCCCTGCAGGCCAAGGTAGCTGTAGCCGAGGTCGGCCTGGTAGCCGTCCATTTTCATGGCGTTACCGTCCAGGTCGCGGTCGATGTAGCTCAGGGTCGGGGTCAGGACGTTGTCCTTGTCGATCTGCCAGCGGTAGCTGACGTCGAGCTTCTTGTCCTTGCCGTTACGGTCGAGCAGGTCCTGCTGGTCCTGGCTCAGGCCGAGGGCGGTGCCGCTGCGCTCGTGGTTGAGGTCGATCTTGCGCTGGGTGTAGGTGACGTCGAAGTCGGACTGGAAGATGTTTTCCCAGCCCAGGCGGAAGCCGTTGCTGGTGCGGTCGGTGGTCTTGCGGTCGGCGCCGGACACGTACGGGTCCTTCCAGACCTCCTGGGGCGTGGAGCCGAGCAGGCTGAAGCGCAGGTTGCCGGGGTCGCCGATGCCCTGGCGCAGGCCCAGGTCGATGACGCTGTCCTCGTTGATGAAGTCTTCCATCGCGGTGCCGGCGAAGAACTGCGTGCGGCTGCCGGCCAGGGTGTAGGACAGGCCGAAGGCCGGGACGACCTTGGTGTAGCTCTTGCTGTCGGGGCTTCCGCCGAGCGAGTCGATGTTCTTGTCCGACACGTGGGTGCCGGTGACAGTTGCGATCTGGTTGGTCTTCATCTGGTCGCTGGTGACACCCAGCGAGACGTTGCCGCTCAGGCCGTCCTGCTGGGGAATCTGGTCGTAGGCCTGGGCGCTGAGGGCGATGGCGCCTCCCAGCGGGATGAACAAGAGATGGCGCATGCTGTCCGGCTCCTTGCGGTCGTGAAGGTGGGGCGAAGCTGCGCCGCGAAGCTGAAGACACTATTAAGGGCGGCACGAACGCACCTGGGAGCTGACGGATTGCAGACTCCGCGCGTCCGGCGCGCACGTGGCGCCATGACTGGATACGAGCTCACCCAGGCAGAAGGGTTGGCGCAGAGCCTCCCCGCTTGTGGCGGAGGTCACTTTCCAGACATGCGGACGATTTTTTGTATACAAACCGGTAGCCAAACACGGATGTTCGTGTCTACAGTGCGTGCACAAAAACAAAAGCGAGTCCTCCAGCCATGAATGATCGTTCAGCTGTAGCGTCCGCCGGCGCACGTCCGGAAGACGAGAATCTCGGAATAGGCGCCAACCTGGCGTATGGCCTGCAACACGTCCTGACCATGTACGGCGGGATAGTCGCGGTGCCGCTGATCCTCGGCCAGGCGGCCGGGCTCTCCCCCGGCGAGATCGGCATGCTGATCGCCGCCTCGCTGTTCGCCGGCGGCCTCGCCACCCTGTTGCAAACCCTCGGTATCCCCTTCTTCGGCTGCCAGTTGCCGCTGGTGCAGGGCGTGTCCTTCTCCGGCGTCGCCACCATGATCGCCATCCTCGGCGGCGGCTATGCCGGCGGTGGCATCCCGGCGGTGCTCGGCGCGGTGATGTGCGCCGCGGCCATCGGCCTGCTGATCACCCCGGTGTTCTCGCGCGTCACCCAGTTCTTCCCGCCGCTGGTCACCGGCACCGTCATCACCACCATCGGCCTGACGCTGATCCCGGTCGCGGCGCGCTGGGCCATGGGCGGCAACTCCCAGTCCCCCGAGTTCGGCAGCACCGCGAACATCGGCCTGGCGGCCGTCACCCTGCTCATCGTGCTGACCCTGAGCAAGCTGGGCAGCGCCTCGATCTCGCGCCTGTCGATCCTGCTGTCGATGATCATCGGCACCCTGATCGCCGTCGCCCTGGGCATGACCGACTTCTCCAAGGTCAGCGAAGGCCCGATGGTCGCCCTGCCCTCGATCTTCCATTTCGGCGCGCCGACCTTCCATGCCGCCGCCATCATCTCGATGTGCATCGTGATCCTGGTGACCCTGGTGGAAACCTCGGCGGACATCCTCGCGGTCGGCGAGATCATCGGCACCAAGGTCGACTCCAAGCGCCTGGGCAACGGCCTGCGCGCGGACATGTTGTCGAGCCTGATCGCGCCGGTGTTCGGCTCCTTCACCCAGAGCGCCTTCGCGCAGAACGTCGGCCTGGTCGCCGTGACCGGCGTGAAGAGCCGCTACGTGGTGGCGACCGGCGGGCTGATCCTGGTCACCCTCGGCCTGCTGCCGGTGATCGGCCGGGTGGTCGCCGCGGTGCCGCCGTCGGTGCTCGGCGGCGCCGGCCTGGTGCTGTTCGGCACGGTGGCGGCGAGTGGCATCCGCACGCTGTCGAAGGTCGACTACCGCAACAACATGAACCTGATCATCGTCGCCACCTCGATCGGCTTCGGCATGCTGCCGATCGCCGCGCCGAGCTTCTACGAGCACTTCCCCAGCTGGGTTTCGACCATCTTCCACTCGGGCATCAGCTCGGCGGCGATCATGGCCATCCTGCTCAACCTGGTGTTCAACCACTTCACCGCCGGCAATTCCGACCAGCAGTCGGTGTTCGTCGCCGCCAGCGACCGCACCCTGCGCTACCAGGACATCGCTGGACTGAACGATGGCGACTACTTCCTCAAGGGCAAGCTGTACGACAAGGACGGCAACGAAGTGCCGGTGCTCGGTGACGAGCACGACCATCCGGCGCCACAGCCTCGTCACCCCGGCCCCGGCGCGCTGCGCCAGACCAGCGACAGCAGCGCCTAGCAGAGGTTTCTGAAGGAAATCTGAAGCATGTCTTCAGGATCATTCAGACTGCATTAAGCGCGACGTCCTACAGTCGAGCCTTCAGTTTCCGGAGGCTCGGCTCATGAAAGCACCCCTGATCACCCTCGCCGTGGCCGGCGCCATTGCCGGCCCCGCCTTCGCCCAGGCCGGCGAAGTCACCCTCAGCACCACGCTGAAGGACTACAGCGGCCGCAAGGCGTACCTCGCCATCTACCTCACCGATGCCCAGGGTCACTACCAGAAGACCCTCTATGTGGCCGGCAAGAAACCCAAGTACTACCGCCACCTCACCGACTGGGCCCACGGCAGCGGTCTGCGCCCGGCCGAGTTCGACGGCCTGAGCGGCGCCAGCGTGGGTGCCGGCGACAACCTGACCGTCAGTGCGCAGATCGCCGACAACCTGATCGACGCCGGCTACGAGATCCGCATCGACAGCGCGGTGGAAGACCAGCAGGAAAACCGCGCCGAGGTGAAGGTGCCGCTGACCCGCGCCGGCGCTGGCAAGGCAGTGGCCGGCAGCGGCTACGTCAGCAGCTTCAGCTACAAGCTCTGAGACCTCGGAGGTCACCATGCTTCGTCAGTTGCACGCCTGGCCGGGGGTCATCCTCGCCCTCCTGCTCCTGATCCTGTCCGCCAGCGGCGCGGTGCTTTCCACCCAGCCGCTGGCCGAACGCGTTGCCGCCCCGGCCACCGAACCGACCACCAGCGTCGCCGTACTGGCCTCGCAAGTGGCGCGCCAGGTACCCGGCATCGAGCGCCTGGACCGCCACCCGTCCGGCCTGCTGGTCGCCCATTACCAGCGCGGCAGCGAGCATGGCGCGGTACGCATCGACCCGAACAGCGGCGTGGTGCTCGGCACCTACCAGACCCCGGCGATCTACGGCTGGACCCGCGACTTGCACCGTTGCCTGCTGCTGGGCACCACCGGCCACGCCCTGGCCGGCCTCGGCGCCCTCGGCATGCTGCTGCTGAGCCTTTCCGGCGTGGTGATGCTGGCCCGCCGCCAGGGCGGTTGGCGCAACCTGGCCAAGCCGGTCCATGGCCAGGGCCCGTCGCGCTGGCACAGCCAGGTCAGCCGCCTGCTGCTCCCGGTCCTGCTCGCCCTGGGCATTTCCGGCGCCTACCTGTCGGCGGACAACTTCGGCCTGGTCGCCGACGGCATGGACAACGAACCCGCCATGCCGACGGAAGTGGCCAAGGGCGCACGCCCCGATCCGATCCAGTTGAAGGCCCTGCGTGACGTCCCCCTGAAAGACCTGCGCGAGCTGGATTTCCCGGCCCAGGACGACCCCGCCGACGTCTTCACCCTGCGCACCGCCCAGGGCGACGGCTATGTCGATGCGGTGAATGGCGCCCTGCTCGGCTACCAGCCCCACGGCACCGCGCGGAACATCTACGAGTTCATCTACCAGCTGCATACTGGCGAGCTGTTCGGCGTCTTCGGCCCGCTCATGGGCCTGGCCGCGCTGAGCGTGCCGCTGCTCGGCTTCACCGGCCTGGTGCTGTTCCTGCGCCGCCGCCGTGCCGCCCAGCACCAGGGCGAAATTGCCGCCGAGGACGCCGATTGCGTGATCCTGGTGGGCAGCGAATCGAACAGCACCTGGACCTTCGCCCGCACCCTGCAACGCGCGCTGGAGGGCGCCGGCCGGGTGGTCTACAGCGCCCCCATGAGCCAGGGCGCGCGCGACTTCCCCGCCGCCCGCGAGCTGCTGGTGCTGACCGCCACCTATGGCGACGGCGGTGCGCCGCAATCGGCCGCAGGCTTCCTCGAACGCCTTGAACATCTGCGTCTGCCGAAGGCCGCTCGGGTCGCCGTGCTCGGCTTCGGCGACCGCCGTTTCCCGCGCTTCTGCCAGCACGCCGTGGACGTCGAGGGCGCCCTGCTGGCCCTCGGTTTCCACGCGCTGATGCCGCGTCGCGACATCGACGCCGGCTCGCTGGAAGCCTTCCACGCCTGGGGCCGCGACCTCGGCGACCGCCTGGGCATCGCCCTGGACCTGGCCCACGAGCCCGACGCCCCGCCGCTGGGCCAATTCCGCCTGCTCGACAAGCGCATCCACCAGGCCCCCGGCGACCAGCCGCTGGCCGTGCTGCGCCTGGAACCTGAAGGCACCGCCAGCGACTACCAGGCCGGCGACCTGCTGGCCGTCATGGCACCGGGAGCCACCACGCCGCGCTACTACTCGCTGGCCAGCGACAGCGCCCACGGCGTGCTGGAGATCTGCGTGCGCCTGCGCGACGGCGGGCTCTGCTCGAGCTACCTGCACGGCCTGGAAACGGGCGCCACGCTGGACGGCTTCGTCCAGGCCCATCGCGAATTCCGCCCGTCGCCGGGCAGCGCGCCGCTGATCCTGATCGGCGCCGGCAGCGGCATCGGCCCGCTGGTCGGCTTCGCCCGGCGCAACTCCCGGCAGCGCCCGCTTTACCTCTACTGGGGCGGCCGCGTACCGGAAGCCGGGGTGCCCTTCGACGGCCATCTCGACCGCGCCCTGGCCGAAGGCCGCATCAGCGAACTGCGCACCGCCTACTCTGCCGGCCCGCAACGCGCCTATGTGCAGGACCGTCTGAGCCAGGACGCCCAGCAACTGCGCCAACTGGTCGTCGACGGCGCGCAGATCCTGGTGTGCGGCGGCCGCAACATGGCCGAGGGCGTGCGCCAGGCCTTCGATGAAATGCTCGCGCCCCTGGCGCTGAGCGTCGAACACCTGCGCGCCGGAGGCCGCTACCGTGAAGACCTGTTCTGACCTCGGCGCCCTGCAGCGCTACAGCCTCAACGGCCCGACCATGGGCAGCCGCTACAGCGCGGTATTCCATGCCGCGCAGGGGTTCGACACGGTGCCGCTGGCCCAGGCGCTGTACGAGGCGGTCGACGACGTCGACTGGCAGATGTCCAGCTGGCGAACGGATTCCGACCTGATGCGCTTCAACGCCCTGCCGCCCGGCGAATGGATGACCCTGCCTGCCAACCTGGTCTGGGTGCTGCAAACCGCGGTGCAGGTGGGTGCGGAGTCCGGTGGCGCCTTCGATATCGCCGTGGCCGACCTGGTGCAGGCCTGGGGCTTCGGGCCAGGCCGCAAACCGGCTGACTGCTTCAGCCGCGAGGCTCTGGAAAGGCAAGCGCGCGTCAGCGCTTCAGCCGCGCTGGAGTTCGACTTCGATGCTGGGCGGGTACGCAAACGCCAGCCGGTGCGCCTCGACCTGGGCGGGATCGCCAAGGGCTTCGGCGTCGACCAGTTGGCCCGCGCACTGGAGCGCCATGGCATCCACGACTACCTGGTGAGCATTGACGGCGAACTGCGCGCCGCCGGCAGCAAGCCCGACGGCAGCCCCTGGACGGTCGCCATCGAGAAACCCGAAGCCGGCGTACGCGAAGCCTTCTCGGTACTGGAACTGGGCGAAGGCGCCCTGGCGACTTCCGGCGACTACCGCCACTTCCACGACCTGGAAGGCCATCGCGTCGCCCACACCATGGACCCGCGCCGCGCTGTGCCGCTGGACAACCCATTGGCCTCGGTCTCGGTGCTGGCGCCCAGCTGCATGCTGGCCGACGCCTGGGCCACGGCCCTGCTGGTGCTCGGCCCCGAAGCCGGCCCGGCGCTGGCCTGCGAGCGCGGCATGAGCGCCCTCTTCCTGCTGCGCGACGGCGACGCCATCCGCCAGCTGTGGATTCTCGAAGGCCGGGTGCAGGACTGAGGTTCAGGCCACCTGCGCGCTCGCCTGCGGTTCCAGCAGGCTGATGAAGGCCCGCAGCGCCGGGGTATCGGTGCCGCGCCGCCAGAACAGCCAAGTGGTGGCCTCGGCGTGCTTGGGCGCCAGGTGGTGGATGGTCACGTTGCGCCCGCCGGCCAGGCTGTCGAACATCGCTTTCGGAATGATCGCCACGCCACCGCCGGCTGCGATGCAGGCGAGCATGCCGTGGTAGGACTCCATCTCCATGATCTTGCCCGGCACCACGCGGTCTTCTGCGAACCAGCCTTCCAGGCGCTTGCGGTAGGAGCAGGTGTCGCGGAAGGCGAAGACCGTCTCCCCCGCCACGTCGCGCGCATCGCGCACCGGCGCATGGCCCTGCACGCTCATCAGCACCAGCTCTTCCTGGAACACCGGGCGGCCGTCCAGCTGCGGGTGGTTGGCCGGGCCGTCGGCGAAGGCGGCGATGAAGCGCCCGGAAAGCACGCCGTCGATCATCTCGCCGGAGGGGCCGGTGGAGAGGTCCAGCTGCACCTTGGGGAAACGCTGGTGGTAGCGCGCCAGCAGCTCGGGGATGCGCACCGCGGCGGTGCTCTCCATGGAGCCCAGGGCGAAGCTGCCGTGAGGTTCCGCCCCGCTGGCCACCTGACGCGCTTCTTCGACCAGATCGAGGATGCGCTCGGCGTAATCGAGGAAACTCCGACCAGTGGGCGACAGGCGCAGGCGCGACTTCTCGCGGATGAACAGCTCGGCGCCCAGCTCGCTTTCCAGCTGCTTGATGCGCGTGGTCAGGTTCGACGGCACGCGGTGTAGACGGTTCGCCGCGGCGGTGATGCTGCCGTCCTGGGCGACGGCGCGGAAGAACTCGAGCTGGGTCAGGTCCACATTTCTCTCCGGAAGAACGATTCTTTCAGAATTATTCATTTGTCATGAACGATACGCCACCTTACTTTCTTCCCCATGCCGGCGCCAGGGGCGCTGGCCGAATCACCGTCGCCGCCGACACACGGCGGCCACCTCACCTGCTGACAAGGAACATCCGATGAACCAGATCGCCGCGATCCCGGCTGCCATCTCGCGCAGCCCCGCCACCGGCCAGGAACTGGCCCGCTACCCCTTCCAGGACGCCGACCAGCTGGAAGCCGTGCTGGCTTCCACCGACAGTGCCTTCCGCCAGTGGAGCAAGACCTCGGTAGCCGAGCGCGTCGCCGTGCTGCGCAAGATGGCCGAAGTGCTGCGCGCCAACGTCGAGCCGATGGCCCGCATGGAAGCCCAGGAAATGGGCATGCCGGTCACCCAGGCCCGCGGCGAGATCAACAAGTGCGCCAACCTCTGCGACTGGTACGCCGAGCACGGCCCGGCGATGCTCGAAGACGAGAAGACCAGCATCGAAGGCGCCTGGATTTCCTACCTGCCGCTGGGCCCGGTCCTGGCCGTGATGCCGTGGAACTTCCCGACCTGGCAGGTCATGCGTGGCGCGGTGAGCATCATCCTCGGCGGCAACACCTACGTGCTCAAGCACGCGCCGAACGTCATGGGCTGCGCCTACCAGCTGCAGCAAGCCTGGCTGGACGCCGGCCTGCCGGAAGGCGTGTTCGCCGTGCTGAACGTCGAGCCGCCGCTGGTCTCCAAGGCCATCGCCGATGACCGCATCGCCTCCATCGCCGTGACCGGCAGCGTGGGCGCGGGCGCCGCCATCGCCTCCCAGGCCGGTGCCGCGCTGAAGAAGTGCGTACTGGAGCTGGGCGGTTCCGACCCCTTCATCGTGCTTGCCGATGCCGACCTCGACGCTGCCGTGAAAGCCGCCGTCACCAGCCGTTTCGGCAACTGCGGCCAGGTATGCATCGCCGCCAAGCGCATGATCCTGGAAGAATCCATCGCCCCGGCCTTCACCGAGAAGCTGCTGGCCGCGGTCAAGGCCCTGAAGATCGGCGACCCGCTGGCGGACGACACCTTCGTCGGCCCGATGGCCCGCTTCGACCTGCGTGACGAACTGCACGGCCAGGTGCAACAGGCCATCGCCGACGGCGCCACCCTGCTGCTGGGCGGCCACAAGATCGAAGGCGAAGGCAACTACTACGCGCCGACCGTGCTGGCCGACGTGAAGCCGGGCAACACCGCCTTCGCCAAGGAAATCTTCGGCCCGGTGGCCTCGCTGATCGTCGCCCGCGACGCCGAGCATGCCGTCGAGCTGGCCAACGACAGCGAGTTCGGCCTGTCCAGCGCGCTCTGGACCGCCGACAAGGAAAAAGCCCAGCAGATCGCCCGTCGCCTGGTCACCGGTGGCGTGTTCATCAACGGCTTCTCCGCTTCCGACCCGCGCGTACCGATCGGCGGCGTGAAGAAGAGCGGTTTCGGCCGCGAGCTGTCGCACTTCGGCCTGCGCGAGTTCCTCAACCCGCAGACCGTTTGGGTCGACCGCAAGTAAGGCTTATCCTCAGCCTTCGTCCTACGCCGCTCTCCTCGGCGCGGACGCAGTCCGCCCCGGCACTTCGCCGGGGCGTTTCCCCTTAAGGAGGTCCCATGATCGAGCTGTACTACTGGCCCACCCCCAACGGCCACAAGATCACCCTGTTCCTCGAAGAGTCCGGCATCGACTACCGCATCCACCCCGTGGATATCAGCGCCGGCGACCAGTTCAAGCCCGAATTCCTCGCCTTCTCGCCGAACAACCGCATGCCGGCGATCATCGACACCGCGCCCGCCGACGGCGGCGAACCGATCACGGTGTTCGAGTCCGGCGCCATCCTCGTCTACCTCGCCGAGAAGACCGGGCAGTTCCTGCCCAGCGACGTGCGCGGCCGCAAGACGGTGCTGGAATGGCTGTTCTGGCAGGTCGGCGGGCTCGGCCCGATGGCCGGGCAAAACCACCACTTCGCCCAGTACGCCCCGGAAAAACTCCCCTACGCCATCGACCGCTACGTGCGCGAGACCAACCGCCTGTACGGCGTGCTCGACCATCGCCTGGCGAAAGTCCCCTTCCTCGGCGGCGAGCACTACAGCATCGCCGACATGGCCAGCTACCCCTGGGTGGTGCCGTGGAAACGCCAGCTGCAGAACATCGAGGAATTCCCCCACCTCAAGCGCTGGTTCGATCACATAGCCGAGCGCCCGGCGACCATTCGCGCCTATGAGAAAGCCCAGCCCTACTCGTCGCGCCCAGCCGTTACAGAGGAAGGCAAGAAGCTCCTCTTTGGGCAGACGGCGGCGAGTTTGGGGAAGGTCTGAGCGCACCGACCCACCCGTAGGGCGCATAACCGCATTCGCGGTTATGCGCCGCCACCCGGCATGAAAACGGCGGATAACCCCTTCGGGGTTATTCGCCCTACAGGTTCGGCATTCGTGCCGTGTGGTTCGCGAGCAAGCTCGCCCTACGAACCTTGCCCCGGCCGATAGCCCTGCGCCAACAGCCACCCCTGGAACACCCGCCGCTGCTCTGGCGGCAACGCGGCCAGCACCTGCGCTTCCGGCTCGCTCTGCAGGCGCCGTAACCACGGCGCCAGCTCCAGCCCTTGCAGATGCCAGATGCCCAGCGGCTGGTCGGGGCTGACCACCACCTCCGCCTCATCGACGAAGCCGTCGCGCAACACCGGCGCGCGCTCGATGCTCAAGGCGGAAAAATCCGCGGGCAGATGGCTGGGCACCGCGTCCGGCCAACCCCGCCGCGCCTGCCAGAACGGCTGCTCGGGCCATTGCTGCTCGTCGGCGTAGAAATCCCGGCCTACACGGGCGAAGCGCAGGAACAACTGCTCGACCCGGCGCTGATGGAAACGCCGCGCCAGCTCCGCGCGCTCCGGCTTTTGCAGCAGCGTGTTGATCACCGCAGGCGCCTGCAATGCCGAGGACAGCGACTGGAAAACGCCATTGCCGGACAGCGGATCAACCGCCATGGCCGCATCGCCCACGCGAATCCAGTTGTCGCCGCAGGCCCCCAGGCTGAGGATCGCCGTGCTGCTGCGGGCGTGCAGTTCCAGGTCGCGCTCCTCGGCAGTGCCGAAGAATTCGCGTACCAGCGCCGAAGCCGCGCGCCGTTCGCGGCAGTACGCCGGCAATTGGTCCTTACCCGGCAATTCGCTGCTGGCCACGTCCAGGGTCAGCTGCCAGTAACAGCGTCCATCGGCCAGCCGCGCCATCCAGGCCCAGCCATCGGGCAGGCTCTCCACTGCA is a genomic window of Pseudomonas knackmussii B13 containing:
- a CDS encoding DUF2860 family protein translates to MRHLLFIPLGGAIALSAQAYDQIPQQDGLSGNVSLGVTSDQMKTNQIATVTGTHVSDKNIDSLGGSPDSKSYTKVVPAFGLSYTLAGSRTQFFAGTAMEDFINEDSVIDLGLRQGIGDPGNLRFSLLGSTPQEVWKDPYVSGADRKTTDRTSNGFRLGWENIFQSDFDVTYTQRKIDLNHERSGTALGLSQDQQDLLDRNGKDKKLDVSYRWQIDKDNVLTPTLSYIDRDLDGNAMKMDGYQADLGYSYLGLQGWQFGADAFGGHLKSDHTNPIYDQKQNVDRYGVSLSATYLEPFGLKDWSTRAAVNYGEENSNINFYDTRLGSVSVGMSYNF
- a CDS encoding DUF2271 domain-containing protein, with protein sequence MKAPLITLAVAGAIAGPAFAQAGEVTLSTTLKDYSGRKAYLAIYLTDAQGHYQKTLYVAGKKPKYYRHLTDWAHGSGLRPAEFDGLSGASVGAGDNLTVSAQIADNLIDAGYEIRIDSAVEDQQENRAEVKVPLTRAGAGKAVAGSGYVSSFSYKL
- a CDS encoding PepSY domain-containing protein, with translation MLRQLHAWPGVILALLLLILSASGAVLSTQPLAERVAAPATEPTTSVAVLASQVARQVPGIERLDRHPSGLLVAHYQRGSEHGAVRIDPNSGVVLGTYQTPAIYGWTRDLHRCLLLGTTGHALAGLGALGMLLLSLSGVVMLARRQGGWRNLAKPVHGQGPSRWHSQVSRLLLPVLLALGISGAYLSADNFGLVADGMDNEPAMPTEVAKGARPDPIQLKALRDVPLKDLRELDFPAQDDPADVFTLRTAQGDGYVDAVNGALLGYQPHGTARNIYEFIYQLHTGELFGVFGPLMGLAALSVPLLGFTGLVLFLRRRRAAQHQGEIAAEDADCVILVGSESNSTWTFARTLQRALEGAGRVVYSAPMSQGARDFPAARELLVLTATYGDGGAPQSAAGFLERLEHLRLPKAARVAVLGFGDRRFPRFCQHAVDVEGALLALGFHALMPRRDIDAGSLEAFHAWGRDLGDRLGIALDLAHEPDAPPLGQFRLLDKRIHQAPGDQPLAVLRLEPEGTASDYQAGDLLAVMAPGATTPRYYSLASDSAHGVLEICVRLRDGGLCSSYLHGLETGATLDGFVQAHREFRPSPGSAPLILIGAGSGIGPLVGFARRNSRQRPLYLYWGGRVPEAGVPFDGHLDRALAEGRISELRTAYSAGPQRAYVQDRLSQDAQQLRQLVVDGAQILVCGGRNMAEGVRQAFDEMLAPLALSVEHLRAGGRYREDLF
- a CDS encoding nucleobase:cation symporter-2 family protein — encoded protein: MNDRSAVASAGARPEDENLGIGANLAYGLQHVLTMYGGIVAVPLILGQAAGLSPGEIGMLIAASLFAGGLATLLQTLGIPFFGCQLPLVQGVSFSGVATMIAILGGGYAGGGIPAVLGAVMCAAAIGLLITPVFSRVTQFFPPLVTGTVITTIGLTLIPVAARWAMGGNSQSPEFGSTANIGLAAVTLLIVLTLSKLGSASISRLSILLSMIIGTLIAVALGMTDFSKVSEGPMVALPSIFHFGAPTFHAAAIISMCIVILVTLVETSADILAVGEIIGTKVDSKRLGNGLRADMLSSLIAPVFGSFTQSAFAQNVGLVAVTGVKSRYVVATGGLILVTLGLLPVIGRVVAAVPPSVLGGAGLVLFGTVAASGIRTLSKVDYRNNMNLIIVATSIGFGMLPIAAPSFYEHFPSWVSTIFHSGISSAAIMAILLNLVFNHFTAGNSDQQSVFVAASDRTLRYQDIAGLNDGDYFLKGKLYDKDGNEVPVLGDEHDHPAPQPRHPGPGALRQTSDSSA
- a CDS encoding N-acetylmuramidase domain-containing protein, whose translation is MDYQGKGVPLDDSGMDQVCAALGVADAEVWAVLTVETRGFGFLTDRRPQILFERHVFHRLTKGKFDAGNADISNVTPGGYIGGAGEYDRLAKAIALDKANALQSASWGIGQVMGFNFKTAGYASTDKFVAGMVKDENSQLLAMANFIKENGLAAAHAKYQVLLPDLQLRTAQAALKYLGFNPGPIDGIRGRQTTSALIGFQHGEGLPESGLLDQDTFARLQAKAFP
- a CDS encoding M15 family metallopeptidase; this translates as MEIEAMISAVQTALGIDVDGRAGPQTWGAIYTKIVGPLPAEAEEANISAVDPRSETLIATLLPEVRPYARALVQKATAAGIRIKVISALRTYAEQDQLYAQGRTAPGTVVTNAKAGQSNHNFGIAFDVGVFEGNKYLGDSPKYKAVGALGIELGLEWGGNWKSIVDQPHFQLRPTWAAEISERDMLAELRKRKADGRAVYA
- the ptrR gene encoding putrescine utilization regulator PtrR, which produces MDLTQLEFFRAVAQDGSITAAANRLHRVPSNLTTRIKQLESELGAELFIREKSRLRLSPTGRSFLDYAERILDLVEEARQVASGAEPHGSFALGSMESTAAVRIPELLARYHQRFPKVQLDLSTGPSGEMIDGVLSGRFIAAFADGPANHPQLDGRPVFQEELVLMSVQGHAPVRDARDVAGETVFAFRDTCSYRKRLEGWFAEDRVVPGKIMEMESYHGMLACIAAGGGVAIIPKAMFDSLAGGRNVTIHHLAPKHAEATTWLFWRRGTDTPALRAFISLLEPQASAQVA
- a CDS encoding FAD:protein FMN transferase, producing the protein MKTCSDLGALQRYSLNGPTMGSRYSAVFHAAQGFDTVPLAQALYEAVDDVDWQMSSWRTDSDLMRFNALPPGEWMTLPANLVWVLQTAVQVGAESGGAFDIAVADLVQAWGFGPGRKPADCFSREALERQARVSASAALEFDFDAGRVRKRQPVRLDLGGIAKGFGVDQLARALERHGIHDYLVSIDGELRAAGSKPDGSPWTVAIEKPEAGVREAFSVLELGEGALATSGDYRHFHDLEGHRVAHTMDPRRAVPLDNPLASVSVLAPSCMLADAWATALLVLGPEAGPALACERGMSALFLLRDGDAIRQLWILEGRVQD